The following proteins are co-located in the Heteronotia binoei isolate CCM8104 ecotype False Entrance Well chromosome 8, APGP_CSIRO_Hbin_v1, whole genome shotgun sequence genome:
- the LOC132576683 gene encoding nucleoside diphosphate kinase 6-like, producing the protein MKAVLCAPQRMLQLTLAIVKPDAMAHPLILQAVHETILSNRFLIVRCRDVVWSRQDSQQFYQEHRGRFFYQRLVEFMASGPMRAYILAHEEAIPFWRSLMGPTKVFRAQHTDPDSIRGTYGLTDTRNSVHGSDSAASARREMAAFFPDFCEEYWYQHEEPRLRSGAVCYDTEAAIHRVPRDGWTERD; encoded by the exons ATGAAGGCCGTCTTGTGTGCTCCCCAGCGGATGCTGCAGCTCACCTTGGCCATTGTCAAGCCTGACGCTATGGCCCACCCCCTCATCCTGCAG GCTGTGCACGAGACCATTCTGAGCAACAGGTTCCTGATTGTCCGGTGCAGGGACGTGGTGTGGAGCAGGCAGGACAGCCAGCAGTTCTACCAGGAGCACAGAG GGCGCTTTTTCTACCAGAGGCTGGTGGAGTTCATGGCCAG TGGCCCGATGCGGGCCTACATCCTGGCCCACGAGGAAGCCATCCCGTTCTGGAGGTCTCTGATGGGCCCCACCAAAGTGTTCCGCGCCCAGCACACGGATCCGGACTCCATCCGCGGGACCTACGGCCTCACAGACACTCGGAATTCGGTGCATGGGTCAG ACTCAGCAGCTTCGGCCAGAAGGGAGATGGCCGCCTTCTTCCCGGACTTCTGTGAGGAGTACTGGTACCAGCATGAGGAGCCGCGCCTGCGCAGCGGGGCGGTCTGCTACGACACTGAGGCCGCCATTCACCGCGTGCCCAGAGACGGATGGACGGAGAGGGATTAA